The Magnolia sinica isolate HGM2019 chromosome 9, MsV1, whole genome shotgun sequence genome contains a region encoding:
- the LOC131256992 gene encoding cytochrome b561, DM13 and DOMON domain-containing protein At5g54830-like isoform X1 codes for MADYLNLYSSFFLLLLFSSCNAISLQNCSTESPYSGFQSDFSMLQHQLRGVFTIIDGCSFKVSEFDMIDGSDVVWWGSRGPDLSNLTLGFQLSDQRLNQTYKNSSFVVSLKNHTWDQIGVVSVWDPPTASDFGLIVIRNPINGSDSILPVPSPGNSDGSRRKRTYKQPTMFDNCRSLSPEFRVRWTLNSENDSIDIGLEAAIDSRYYMAFGWAVPGLSSSLMLHADVAVTGFTEDGMPFADDYFITKYSECLLNKDGIVQGVCPDTMYEGSDNAELVNNTRLVYGHRRDGISFVRYTRSLMSADQKYDVPVNRTSNMTVIWALGLIRPPDTLHPYYLPQNHGGPRLVTYGHLSLNVSEEVNDCFGPLEAKDMEDQDLTFADVKTPLAVTVGPASHYPNPPNPSKVFYINKKEAPVLRVERGVPVKFLIQAGHDVALYITSDPIGGNATSRNGSETVYAGGPEAEGVPSSPKELVWLPDRNTPDQVYYQSLYEQKMGWKVQVVDGGLSDMYNNSIILDDQQVTLFWTLLDGSNSISIAVRGEKKSRYLAIAFGSGMVNSFAYVGWVDNSGKGRVSTYWIDGRDALSLHPTPENLTDVRCKLENGIITFEFVRPLAPSCSGRLECKNIIDPMAPLRVVWAMGAQWSEDHLSERNMHSATSSRPVRVLLMRGSAEAEEDLRPVLAVHGFMMFVAWGILLPGGILAARYLKHLKGDGWYQIHVYLQYSGLAIILLGILFAAAELRGFFISSVHVKFGVIAIILAYMQPVNAFLRPKKLVNGDEISSRRVLWEYSHVIVGRSAVVAGMGALISGMKHLGERYVGENVHGLNWALIAWFFVGALMVVYLEYRETQRRGRESLGNGNWVLGNSEDDDSVDLLPSNRTYTQRESHPSDRMEVQLEPINR; via the coding sequence ATGGCGGACTACCTAAATCTGTATTcctccttcttccttctcctcCTATTTTCCTCCTGCAACGCAATTTCCCTTCAAAACTGCTCGACCGAAAGTCCCTACAGTGGATTCCAATCGGACTTTTCCATGCTCCAGCACCAGCTCCGCGGCGTCTTCACCATAATCGACGGCTGCTCTTTCAAGGTCTCCGAATTCGACATGATCGACGGCTCCGATGTGGTTTGGTGGGGTTCGCGCGGCCCCGATCTGAGTAACCTCACCCTAGGATTCCAGCTCTCTGATCAACGCCTGAATCAGACTTATAAGAACAGTAGCTTCGTAGTGAGTCTGAAAAATCACACGTGGGATCAGATTGGGGTTGTCTCGGTGTGGGATCCCCCCACTGCGTCCGATTTCGGCCTCATTGTGATCAGGAACCCAATTAACGGATCGGATTCGATCTTGCCGGTCCCATCGCCGGGAAACAGTGATGGTAGTCGGAGAAAACGGACCTACAAACAGCCCACGATGTTTGATAACTGTAGGAGCCTATCCCCTGAATTCCGCGTCCGTTGGACGTTGAATTCGGAGAATGATTCGATCGATATCGGCCTTGAAGCAGCCATCGATTCCCGGTACTATATGGCATTTGGCTGGGCCGTACCTGGGTTGTCATCGTCACTTATGCTCCATGCTGATGTGGCAGTTACTGGATTCACAGAGGATGGCATGCCTTTTGCCGATGACTACTTCATTACTAAGTACAGTGAGTGCTTGCTGAACAAGGACGGTATTGTGCAGGGGGTGTGCCCTGACACCATGTATGAGGGGTCAGATAATGCGGAATTGGTTAACAATACCCGATTGGTTTACGGCCACAGGCGGGATGGAATTTCATTCGTCCGTTACACACGGTCGCTCATGTCCGCTGATCAGAAATATGATGTACCTGTGAATAGAACCAGCAACATGACTGTGATTTGGGCCTTAGGATTGATCAGGCCGCCTGATACACTACACCCATATTACCTGCCACAAAACCACGGGGGTCCTCGGCTTGTGACTTATGGGCATTTGAGTCTTAATGTTTCGGAGGAGGTAAATGATTGTTTTGGGCCACTGGAGGCGAAAGACATGGAAGACCAAGATCTTACTTTTGCAGATGTGAAGACTCCACTTGCCGTCACAGTGGGGCCCGCGTCGCATTATCCGAACCCCCCAAATCCGTCAAAAGTTTTTTATATTAACAAGAAAGAGGCTCCGGTGTTGAGAGTTGAACGTGGGGTTCCAGTGAAGTTCTTGATTCAGGCTGGGCATGATGTTGCTCTCTACATTACTTCTGATCCAATTGGCGGGAATGCTACTTCAAGAAATGGATCGGAGACTGTCTATGCAGGTGGGCCAGAAGCGGAGGGGGTCCCCTCCAGTCCAAAAGAGTTGGTTTGGTTGCCTGATCGGAATACTCCTGACCAAGTTTATTATCAGTCACTTTATGAGCAGAAAATGGGTTGGAAAGTTCAGGTGGTCGATGGGGGTCTTTCAGATATGTATAATAACAGCATCATTCTGGATGATCAGCAAGTCACATTGTTTTGGACATTATTGGACGGTTCGAATTCAATCTCAATTGCAGTCCGAGGCGAGAAAAAAAGCAGGTACCTTGCGATTGCATTTGGCAGTGGAATGGTGAATAGCTTTGCATATGTAGGTTGGGTTGACAACAGTGGTAAAGGTCGTGTGAGCACATACTGGATAGATGGCCGGGATGCACTGAGCCTGCATCCAACGCCCGAAAATCTGACAGACGTAAGATGCAAATTGGAAAATGGTATCATCACGTTCGAGTTTGTACGTCCATTGGCACCTTCCTGCAGTGGAAGGTTGGAGTGTAAAAATATTATTGATCCAATGGCGCCACTTAGAGTTGTGTGGGCCATGGGTGCTCAGTGGTCGGAGGACCATTTGAGTGAGCGGAACATGCATTCAGCCACGAGCAGCAGACCTGTCCGCGTCCTGCTTATGCGTGGGTCAGCAGAGGCTGAAGAGGATTTGCGCCCGGTTCTAGCTGTTCATGGGTTCATGATGTTTGTGGCTTGGGGTATTTTGCTTCCTGGTGGAATATTGGCAGCCAGGTACTTAAAGCATTTGAAGGGTGATGGATGGTACCAAATTCATGTTTACTTGCAGTATTCGGGACTCGCAATCATCCTACTTGGCATTCTTTTCGCTGCAGCTGAACTTCGGGGTTTTTTCATTAGCTCTGTACATGTGAAGTTTGGTGTGATTGCCATAATTTTGGCATATATGCAGCCAGTGAATGCATTTCTACGGCCCAAAAAGCTGGTTAATGGTGACGAAATCTCTTCGAGGAGGGTGCTTTGGGAATATTCGCATGTTATTGTTGGGAGGAGTGCGGTCGTGGCAGGGATGGGGGCACTTATTAGTGGGATGAAACATTTGGGAGAGAGATATGTGGGTGAAAATGTCCATGGACTTAACTGGGCTTTGATAGCATGGTTTTTTGTCGGTGCTTTAATGGTCGTGTATTTGGAGTATCGGGAAACacagcgaagaggaagagagagtttgggaaaTGGTAATTGGGTTTTGGGGAATAGTGAAGATGATGACTCTGTTGATCTTCTCCCTTCCAACCGAACATATACCCAGCGGGAATCACATCCTTCCGACAGAATGGAAGTTCAGCTTGAACCCATAAACAGATAG
- the LOC131256992 gene encoding cytochrome b561, DM13 and DOMON domain-containing protein At5g54830-like isoform X2 translates to MLQHQLRGVFTIIDGCSFKVSEFDMIDGSDVVWWGSRGPDLSNLTLGFQLSDQRLNQTYKNSSFVVSLKNHTWDQIGVVSVWDPPTASDFGLIVIRNPINGSDSILPVPSPGNSDGSRRKRTYKQPTMFDNCRSLSPEFRVRWTLNSENDSIDIGLEAAIDSRYYMAFGWAVPGLSSSLMLHADVAVTGFTEDGMPFADDYFITKYSECLLNKDGIVQGVCPDTMYEGSDNAELVNNTRLVYGHRRDGISFVRYTRSLMSADQKYDVPVNRTSNMTVIWALGLIRPPDTLHPYYLPQNHGGPRLVTYGHLSLNVSEEVNDCFGPLEAKDMEDQDLTFADVKTPLAVTVGPASHYPNPPNPSKVFYINKKEAPVLRVERGVPVKFLIQAGHDVALYITSDPIGGNATSRNGSETVYAGGPEAEGVPSSPKELVWLPDRNTPDQVYYQSLYEQKMGWKVQVVDGGLSDMYNNSIILDDQQVTLFWTLLDGSNSISIAVRGEKKSRYLAIAFGSGMVNSFAYVGWVDNSGKGRVSTYWIDGRDALSLHPTPENLTDVRCKLENGIITFEFVRPLAPSCSGRLECKNIIDPMAPLRVVWAMGAQWSEDHLSERNMHSATSSRPVRVLLMRGSAEAEEDLRPVLAVHGFMMFVAWGILLPGGILAARYLKHLKGDGWYQIHVYLQYSGLAIILLGILFAAAELRGFFISSVHVKFGVIAIILAYMQPVNAFLRPKKLVNGDEISSRRVLWEYSHVIVGRSAVVAGMGALISGMKHLGERYVGENVHGLNWALIAWFFVGALMVVYLEYRETQRRGRESLGNGNWVLGNSEDDDSVDLLPSNRTYTQRESHPSDRMEVQLEPINR, encoded by the coding sequence ATGCTCCAGCACCAGCTCCGCGGCGTCTTCACCATAATCGACGGCTGCTCTTTCAAGGTCTCCGAATTCGACATGATCGACGGCTCCGATGTGGTTTGGTGGGGTTCGCGCGGCCCCGATCTGAGTAACCTCACCCTAGGATTCCAGCTCTCTGATCAACGCCTGAATCAGACTTATAAGAACAGTAGCTTCGTAGTGAGTCTGAAAAATCACACGTGGGATCAGATTGGGGTTGTCTCGGTGTGGGATCCCCCCACTGCGTCCGATTTCGGCCTCATTGTGATCAGGAACCCAATTAACGGATCGGATTCGATCTTGCCGGTCCCATCGCCGGGAAACAGTGATGGTAGTCGGAGAAAACGGACCTACAAACAGCCCACGATGTTTGATAACTGTAGGAGCCTATCCCCTGAATTCCGCGTCCGTTGGACGTTGAATTCGGAGAATGATTCGATCGATATCGGCCTTGAAGCAGCCATCGATTCCCGGTACTATATGGCATTTGGCTGGGCCGTACCTGGGTTGTCATCGTCACTTATGCTCCATGCTGATGTGGCAGTTACTGGATTCACAGAGGATGGCATGCCTTTTGCCGATGACTACTTCATTACTAAGTACAGTGAGTGCTTGCTGAACAAGGACGGTATTGTGCAGGGGGTGTGCCCTGACACCATGTATGAGGGGTCAGATAATGCGGAATTGGTTAACAATACCCGATTGGTTTACGGCCACAGGCGGGATGGAATTTCATTCGTCCGTTACACACGGTCGCTCATGTCCGCTGATCAGAAATATGATGTACCTGTGAATAGAACCAGCAACATGACTGTGATTTGGGCCTTAGGATTGATCAGGCCGCCTGATACACTACACCCATATTACCTGCCACAAAACCACGGGGGTCCTCGGCTTGTGACTTATGGGCATTTGAGTCTTAATGTTTCGGAGGAGGTAAATGATTGTTTTGGGCCACTGGAGGCGAAAGACATGGAAGACCAAGATCTTACTTTTGCAGATGTGAAGACTCCACTTGCCGTCACAGTGGGGCCCGCGTCGCATTATCCGAACCCCCCAAATCCGTCAAAAGTTTTTTATATTAACAAGAAAGAGGCTCCGGTGTTGAGAGTTGAACGTGGGGTTCCAGTGAAGTTCTTGATTCAGGCTGGGCATGATGTTGCTCTCTACATTACTTCTGATCCAATTGGCGGGAATGCTACTTCAAGAAATGGATCGGAGACTGTCTATGCAGGTGGGCCAGAAGCGGAGGGGGTCCCCTCCAGTCCAAAAGAGTTGGTTTGGTTGCCTGATCGGAATACTCCTGACCAAGTTTATTATCAGTCACTTTATGAGCAGAAAATGGGTTGGAAAGTTCAGGTGGTCGATGGGGGTCTTTCAGATATGTATAATAACAGCATCATTCTGGATGATCAGCAAGTCACATTGTTTTGGACATTATTGGACGGTTCGAATTCAATCTCAATTGCAGTCCGAGGCGAGAAAAAAAGCAGGTACCTTGCGATTGCATTTGGCAGTGGAATGGTGAATAGCTTTGCATATGTAGGTTGGGTTGACAACAGTGGTAAAGGTCGTGTGAGCACATACTGGATAGATGGCCGGGATGCACTGAGCCTGCATCCAACGCCCGAAAATCTGACAGACGTAAGATGCAAATTGGAAAATGGTATCATCACGTTCGAGTTTGTACGTCCATTGGCACCTTCCTGCAGTGGAAGGTTGGAGTGTAAAAATATTATTGATCCAATGGCGCCACTTAGAGTTGTGTGGGCCATGGGTGCTCAGTGGTCGGAGGACCATTTGAGTGAGCGGAACATGCATTCAGCCACGAGCAGCAGACCTGTCCGCGTCCTGCTTATGCGTGGGTCAGCAGAGGCTGAAGAGGATTTGCGCCCGGTTCTAGCTGTTCATGGGTTCATGATGTTTGTGGCTTGGGGTATTTTGCTTCCTGGTGGAATATTGGCAGCCAGGTACTTAAAGCATTTGAAGGGTGATGGATGGTACCAAATTCATGTTTACTTGCAGTATTCGGGACTCGCAATCATCCTACTTGGCATTCTTTTCGCTGCAGCTGAACTTCGGGGTTTTTTCATTAGCTCTGTACATGTGAAGTTTGGTGTGATTGCCATAATTTTGGCATATATGCAGCCAGTGAATGCATTTCTACGGCCCAAAAAGCTGGTTAATGGTGACGAAATCTCTTCGAGGAGGGTGCTTTGGGAATATTCGCATGTTATTGTTGGGAGGAGTGCGGTCGTGGCAGGGATGGGGGCACTTATTAGTGGGATGAAACATTTGGGAGAGAGATATGTGGGTGAAAATGTCCATGGACTTAACTGGGCTTTGATAGCATGGTTTTTTGTCGGTGCTTTAATGGTCGTGTATTTGGAGTATCGGGAAACacagcgaagaggaagagagagtttgggaaaTGGTAATTGGGTTTTGGGGAATAGTGAAGATGATGACTCTGTTGATCTTCTCCCTTCCAACCGAACATATACCCAGCGGGAATCACATCCTTCCGACAGAATGGAAGTTCAGCTTGAACCCATAAACAGATAG